TGGGCAATTGTGATGCATTGCTCTTTCCACACAACGATGAGAATCCTTCAACAAATAGCTATAACAGCATCCTGTCATAGAACACAGCCACAAATAGTTCAATCTTTAATTTAAGTCTGAAAGTATAGAAGTACTTGGTTGAAACCAATCATACCGCATGTTTCACAGTGATAGAAGTTCTCTGCACCACCAGTTCTGTAAAAATGATTATAAGTTGGGACTGAAAGGAGAAAGCAAAAGGCTAATATTTCAGAAAGTTACTGTTATGAATGCAGATGTAATTTTTTACTTGCCTACATATGCCACATCCATCGCAGTGAAATTGGTTCTTCGATACCTGAAATGTCAGGGAACGACACACAAATcggagaaaacaaaagaaatacttCTGAAATGATATTTAAATACAGCATTTGACTTCATTAACCTCACAGAATTCAAATTATAATGTGCTTACATCATCATCAAAGAAGTTGCATTTTGCGCAGAAGTATTTACCCAGGCACACCCCACAGTTTGAACAATTTTGTTGTACCTATTATCAATCAAAAGGAAATGTTCTCATGTGGTGGAGAGCCAAACTGACGGCAGCTGAAAAACACTATTCGTACTTATCAGGTTAACTACTTACATCCTGTTCTTTGTTGCAGAGAGAGCAGATAACCTGTGAAGCCCAAAAAAGTAGAATAGTAGGAGTAATATCACTATATGGTAGAGAGGAGATTCATAATGATTTCAAACGATTTAAAGTGGAAAAGAATGGGACAATGACTGTTATGGTATCCGCAAAAGAACACACTATATCTGTATCTACTCGTGCAAATAGGTCTATGCTGTTGCTAGGTATCCTCTTTCTTTGCCCTCACAAACAAGGGAACATCATTcacaaaatgcatgcatgtaatccTTTTGTTTATGATTTtggattccttttcttttgcacTCTCCTGTAGAACAAACCAAGAACGCCGATCACTGACCAGCTTGATCTCGTGGCGAGGAACCTCGTGGCGGTCGCGGACATTGACCTCCAGCGAATCCTGCAAGAAGGAAGCGCGGCAAACACTCCAACAGGGATGAAGGATATATTTTCGTTTGATCCGACTCAAAACATGTAAAATTCAGGGAACTACTGTGAAGTTCTGACCTTGGCTTCGTTGTGGCAATGCCTGCAGCCGAAGACCTCACCACAACACGGCGCCCTTATCTTGCATTTCCTCCTGTAATGCACGCACCTGGCATCCAGGAAACATGTAATCCAAGCAAGAAATTTATCACAAGCAACCTCGGAGGATCATCTGCAGATAAGAAAGGCACGAGAAATGGTGGTTACCCATGTTGCTCTGACCCGGAGTCCGCCTCCATTTATTGCAGCTTTCGTCTCCGACTCTCTGTTTTGCTTTGAGGCTCAGACACCGTACCTCGCAGCCTGAACAGAAATCAAATGGAACAATTCATGAAGGAATTTCTGACTCTTCTCCTtttgcaagagcttcttcaccTTCTCTGCATCAGTTTCacaacctcgtcgccggccaccAACGACGAGGCACCCAAAGAACACGAGCGAGGAGAGAAAGAGAACCCAAGACTCcccagagaaaagaaaaggcagcaaaCACACCACCGCCTCCGCAGAGCGAGAAGCCGAGAAGCCGGGAAAAAGCAGCAAACAATTAAAGCCGTGTGCATGAGTCGCAACTCGCGAGGTACCGCCCCACGCGCAGTGACACGCCGTCCATACCTGCGTGCGTGCACCGGCCTAGCGGGCACGGCGGGAGGCAGCAGCAGGCGGCGAGCACCGGCCCCCCACGCCCGCCCGGCGGCTGCTTGCTCGCTCGCTCGTCAAACGGTTCCCGAGCGGGGACCCACTGCGCCACTGCCACCGCTCACGGCACGGCTCGCGCGGGCCGCGGGTTATTATAGGCCgcgcccgcgcgcgcgcgcgcaagCTTTTGGCACttcagaaaagaaagaaagaaagaaaacagagACGGGTTGCGTAGCATTCGGTGGCGCTGGACCTTTATGTGACGCAGTAAAGTAGTGGCAATGCCGCGCGATTAAAAGGAAGACGGGTACGCGCTGCCCGCCCCTGAGATGTCGTGTTTGGGCGGCGGCGGACTCGCCGAGCATGGAACGGTTGGGTAGTGCGCGGCTGTAGGCCGTGAAAGACAACGAGTGGCGCGTCGGGTGCACGTCCCGGGACTGAATGCTCGCTGTCCTCCGCCGGTCCGCCGGTCACGTCGTACAAAACCACTGAGTAGTAAGCAGAGGGAAAAATTTCACCAGATATACGGATATATTGATTTATCATAATCgtttatttgtatttagatttgTGTTGaaaaagatatataaaaaaattgtaatatAGATAAAATAATTAACAAATAAATGAGTATCAGGTgatagagattttttttaacagtgCGACTCAGCTGCACAGTTTTCGTTGGAGACTCGAAGCTAGATATGGAACACGCTCCATATGTGTCCGTATAGATCAGAAAAAACCCGACGCATATCACACGAGCACACGTTTGAACGTCGCTGACTCGTGCGCTCGCTCCATGCTTGCACCGTCATTGCCAACCTAACGGCCGGATGCGCAAAGGCATGCGAAGCTGTATTTCCAAGTAACAAGCGAGCGAGCGCATCACTTGATCTGGGACCCTTGGACTCATTACTCCAGATTGGTATCTCATCGAATCAATTCGTCAAGAACTCAAAATAGTGGTGTCATGTGGTTGGCACTGGCGTACACTGCTGGTAAGCGTAGCTCCTTCAAATGAGAAAATTGAAATGTCAGTTGAGCTTCGAGTGCTGTTATTTTCGCACCATAAATACTGATGGAACAAGGTTTGTTTGCACTACTTGGTTGTTGGCAGGTCGACGCAGGTATTAATTTGCATTATCATAAGAGAAGCCCATGCTTCTATTTATACTTGAATGCATTGTTTTGCGATGATTGAACTAATGACCATGCATATCTGCAGCACCTCCATTGGATGATCATGCAAACCGGAACTAGTAATAGTTACCTCTCACAAGCCTTGCATAGAATATTTGTACAAGAAGTGATACGTACAAGTGTTGTCCTTCCTCCCGTTCAACAGCATTTTTGACATCGTCAGTATACGCTACCTTCTTCCGTGCTCTTGGGCTCTCGGGCAAAACTATACCTGCAGGACGGCTTCCTcgaaacagcagcagcagcattctGTTAATATGTTATCTTTCTTAAGGCCCGTTGAGATAGCACGTGGCTTGGAAGCTTCTTTTTGGTTGAAGAAGTGTTCGTGACTGTTGAGTTTTGAttgttaatttttataataaattttagcttctcagtacacataaaaatcataaaaaaaagtcaaaatctGCTTctcaatttttagtttattttaactATAATCGCTTCctcagccaaaaaaaaaacaacagaaaTTAAGACTAGAAGCTATAGATagcttctaatttttttagaaaaaaactaaaaaaaccaATAGGGTTACTCTTAGTTCATGCATGATACGGTTTCTTGTCAAGAGACGCAACTCTTGCTTTCCGGACCGGAGGCGACGGGCTTTCGAAAGTGCATGCACGTACGTTTCTGTCGTGAAAGCAGCTTCAACTTAACACGAGCAACCTAAGACTTTGACCCGCAAGCTAACCAATCTACCGTCAGGTCTGAGAACCTGCTGATAGGCTGATATGCTATCTGACCAACTGGAGGGGCTTTTGCGATTTGTTAACTAGTTCCAGGTCATGGATTGGAAAGCGCGAAAGGAATACACTGCTTGCCtctattttctttctcctcGTGTTGATTGATACGATTCCATGCTATTTGATCTCCTATCTGACGAACGTTACGTTCATCTGACGTAACGTCAGAAGATAATTATCGTTAATATATGAGTCTATATGTAATGGATCTATATATTAGTAACCGTGTATCTATGACATTTATATTAGAGCAACCAGTTTCTGACGCACATTGTTTGCCTAACCAGTTCAGAAGACGAGGCATGATATTTTCCGAGTTCGAGTTGTTGCCCCTTCACCGTAAACAATTAACGCTAGTTGAAGGGTGGCTTGTGGGTAACCATCAGCTTGACAGTGCTATCGATAGCGTGTTGGGCATGTCTTGTAGAGTTTTAGTACGCTACTTGAACTAAACATGCCCATAGGCAAGGGGAATATAAATCATATAGGAGAATACAGTAGACATGGACCAAAGTTGCTCCTACACGTACCGTAGTCTGTACTCTGTAGTGTGCCACCACCTAGCATTCTCTTTCAGCACTGAACCTATCAGCAGACACGACAAAGCAGGACATAAATGAATACTGCTAGTATTTATCACGCCATGCTGCTAAAAATCTTATAAATATTACTAGTATTTTGTCTGCTCGAAGAAAAGGTACTCCTTCCGTCAACTATCAAtaaatttgattatttaaatacttatttaaaggaaaaatatatatgtcacACCTTATAAATCTAATCTAATCATTGAGCACGCATACACATCATGACAACATGTTTcatgtatttgaattttgtttaagtatttaaaaatattttgaaaatgttAAGTCGTTGACCAAAGCACGTTCCCACCTTATTATAATTATGGGTGGAAATTGTTTGAAAATAGTTGGGAAGTTCAAAAACATTTAGTAAGGAAATGTAAAAGAATTGATAGAAACGAGGAAAAGAAAGAGACTTTCAGGATGTGCGCATAGCCCGCTGTCTGACTAGTATCTcacacggtctgaccgctaaaACTTAGAGGCGCCACATAACCCCCCCCCCTCGACTCTCtcttcactctctctccctcactcacttcctcctccaccaagatcgagagaaagagagggcgATCACGACGATGACCGGAGATCGACGGAGGAAGACTTCTCCGAGCGTCACCAAgcttccccgagctcctccctGCCGTCTTCCTCGCTAAAGAAGCTTTCCACATgatcttcttccacctcaaggccaACCACCACCTCAAAACCCAATCTTCGAATCGAAGCATCTTCGGAGTCGACCAACCCTCTAGGAAGCTTTTCCACACCAAAGTGAGACTTCCCCAACCATTTTCCCGTCATCCTCGAGCTCCAACCAGTCCCCCATTAGTTTAAACCTgagctccaccctagccatGAACATCATCCATAGGGTTCTCGAGTTTGGCTCCATACATGCCACACAAACCACCCTAAATGAACACTCATAACCTTTGTAGAGCGTTTTGATACTCCTCTTGATTGAAGGTATCGTCGGAGCCTTCGCCGAGGTGTCGCCAGCTAGGCCTAGCATTCTGACCGTCACTAGGGTCGGTCTAACCATCGAGTTGTGACTTGGCCTGTTAGACTTCAAATTAGACTCCACAGTCAGGAGTCAAACCACCAGatcccacggtctgaccgccagattTACTCGATACCATTTTATTTTATGGTTGACCCCCATAGTCTGATCACCAGCCACTCAAAACCCTTTGACCTTAGGTTGTTTCATGAGAAGTTTAAACCTCTTTTAACCCCACCGCTTAggtgttcttttgcaaatatttttatgaCATGTCACATTGCATCTAGTTcgtaatcatgcatcatgagcataCATCTTTGTTCATTCTTTTGTTCATTTGATGAGTTCTTCTAATAATTAGAGAGTGATGCATCGACGGTTCAAGTGGCTGAGGCCGATGTCGAACCGGAGGTGTACGTGAGCAAAGCACTGAAACACTAAGACAAGTAtgtaagcatatttcacctctACTTTAGATCTATGTGTGattaattttgataaattattgCTTTATGTATGCCATGAatgtttagcgagtcaatgtcagggtttgtgggtagaacctatattaaTGCATTTGTTCCTACCTTGATTATTTGTAATCGCCAAAAATGCAAAATTCATTTGTTGATCGCGGGACCCGCGAGGAGTACGAATTTTGACCTTTTGAACCTTTACTCGGATGGGCGATCAAAGACCATGGAtatgtagatctcgtcaagatgATTCTATTTTGCTATCAAACATACCGTTTGGACACCTGATGAATCTGTAGCGAGTCCAATAAATCTAGACCGTtggataaaagaaaaaagatataatcaggggatcggtcctcaacccgatcccaCCCATTAGCACGACGCCTCTCCTTAACCCTAGGCATGCAACCCACCAGCCGTTGTCGCCCGCCACCGACAGTGCTTGCCGACTGCGCCCAGCTGCCACTTGGCTGGCCAGGGCCGCGGAGGGGCATGGTGCAAGGGGGGTGGGGAGGAGCAAAGAGGGCCGACCCAGAAGagtgtaggatcgaatatgcgcaaaatacccaatcagaggggggtgaattattgCGGAAACTTAAAATGATGGTTGTAGGTCTAGTCGTTATCTTTCCGATGTCACTAGTCTTGTTCGTTTTGGATGAGTGGTTTAGGAGTAATTGATAAAATGATGATATCGCCTGTCAAAAGTTAGTTTGCGTGGTGTTTTATTTTTTGGTTCTTTGGACCTCGACCTATCTAGCGGAGGATCTCACCATTTGTCGCGCTAGTCAAGTGGTAAAAGTTTCTTTGTTGTTTTCGTTATCGCCTTGTATGCGGGGTTCCTAGGCATAGGAGTGCGTCTTCATTTGCCTTTGTTATTGCGGCATTTTGGTGCTAATTCATGGACTTATTCAGGTGGCGTTGCTTCGGTATACAGTTAGTGGTCATCTTTATGCCAGTGAAAGTAAGTGAATGTAGCAGATGATTACGCCTTAACTTGTTATTCGGTTACCTCTATCTTTTAATTGCCGCACTTACTAATGGTTTATCTTTAAGGTTCAACGGTCTTAtaggttggtttggttgcacTCTGGACTTGTGACGGTCCCTAGGGTGTTACATTATTACTGATCGTTATCCTTATAACATGGGTATAACCATGTtaatatctaacttaaaagttattcgaagtgcttagcaatgtatatgtcatcggtagaagtcgggTGGAGGAATGACTATTGTTCACGAGCTATAGAGCTTAATTTTTGTTCacaatgaaaatgatgttgggatgagACGAGATTTGGGCAGATGATAGGGATGGTTAAGAAACAGAGTCCCATGTTATAGGCCCGCCTATattgtttaagcaccgatcattggtACCGTTGGCTTAAGCTCTTGTCCGTACTTTTCACATATCTGAATATGGTAAAGATGAGCTAAATACCTCTTGTAATTGTGATTATTTGGGCTTGAATGTCTACGTCATGAGCGGGAGAGCTTATACCGACACTTGAGGTAGCTCCATGAGTAGACCTAAATAGCCTCCGCACCAAGAGATGCATGTTCCAAACGATCGAGGTTTAACTAGAAAAGGTTGTCACGTGTACCCCCTCTTGCAGTTTGATCGGTTGTTTGAGCCGTATGGtcttgtgtcgtgtgggtaaataagtaccccctgcaaggtgtaaaatcATTTTGAATCATCATGTTCTCGATCATGAGCACGTTTAATGTCCATCCACATTAATTGTAGAGTTTTCAATGGTTGGGGTGAATGTGGTTGTATGTGGTATGTTTGCTCGTGTATGCCTATGTTGGGAGGAGTATGTTCTTATGATGGTTATGTTTATAATTATGATTCTCATGATGTGGTAGCATAAGTTTGAGATATATTAGGTGCTCACACTCTTGAgtcaataaattttttttacatataaatttatttaacctTGTAGTCTACTCCTTGCTATGCATCCTAAATGCATGACCCTTGGAGTTAGGTTAGTATATGTACCCACTGTTGAGTAAGTATTTTGAGTACTTTCATACTCACCTTACTAtcgttgagttttttttttcagtgaaGATGAAATAGTATATAGTTACTTCATGCCCGTTGATGTCagtgatgggcaagagtagttgtGGGCTACTCATGGTGACGGGATGATGCCTTAGGGAAAATATCACCATctattttgttgtttataagttgtTTTTCGCTGCGTAATAATATCAACAAGCTATGATATAAACCTGATGCATTTTGTTCCTCTTAGCATTCGTTGATGTTATGTTAAAACTTTAAATAATTGAACTTGTAATGacttaaatatttataatatatttacattactcgctctttattatgtcttgatatgatgaagcttgttgtaaagACGTGTATTTtgatcttgggtataaaacatatgtcgggactaccgagatTTGATTCATTTTAATCTTTGGTGGTTGTAATTGTTGTGGCGATATGTGGATTAGCATGTGGTGTGTCAAGAGATGAGCATGTGTTATCTCTTATTTTATTAAACGACTACCCAATTGATTAATTCGAATAAAATTTGGACAGTTCCTTGCAATATGTCCACCAACTGTGCGTATCAAAGTGAAGGACACGAGATTTTATATAAGGTCTCCCTTAGAATAATGGTCATATATTATGTTCTGCATTGGTCAATTTCAGAGAAAAGAATTACAATAAAGGGTATATCTAGATCTAATCCTAAAGACCTCTATAAGTTCTCTTATGTCCTATATTTTAAAGTAATTATTGGATGAATCTAACCATAGCATGAATCTACTATAGATCTCAATTAGTTATTTTTGCATCTACCTGACTAGACTTTCTTCATATTGATTGTTTAGCTTCTGGCTTCCAAACTCTGATCCCCTCTTGGATGTACCTCTCCGCTACTTATATAATCGGGTCAGAAAGATGTACTGGATTGTATTACTTACAAGTATTTGGAGAACTCATTCTTAATCTGATGATTTTTCATGTGAAATACGATGAATTACCTAGAATACCAGTGCAAGCCTCATGGCGGTTATGAAAACTACCATATCAGATCAGAAGGACACATGTATGATGGTgatatattttcaaaatatatcgTATTTTTTGTAAATCTTTAATTGTCACAAAGATAGCGTCATTTTGGGTTCTGTCCAGTCAACATGCTTACTTTTTTTACCTGATCAATattttttgaatattttgattaaacttttaaaaatagtatagttagatttgtcttgaaaaatagtttcataatattacaactttgctatattttacGTGTATTTTATATTAGTAACTAGTGGTCAAAGTAATATATTGGTGATCATCCTGATGTCTAAAACAATAATTGTTTTTTTGAACAGAGAGAGTATTAAAACGATACCTAGCAAATAGGTGAGATTTTACAAATCCAGAGAAATCGGCAATATTCAGTTAAGTTGTTTCTGTGTGCCAAATGCAAAATTGTAACTGTCACACAGTTGTAGTAGGGTTTCTTAAACTTGTAGGAACCTGCATAAAATAAACTGGCATCTACATGACACGAGTTAATAAATCGCTGGACACGATCTCGACCATCTATTTTTAATCCAACGCTACATGACAACGCACAGTACAGGTACAACTGAGAAGCTTGTGGTCTTGTGGACCGTGTTCTGGCGGCACCGGCTAGGTTTTTGCGCCCTGCTAGGAGTACTGTAGTAGCCCTCGACCCAAAGCCGCCGCCAAAAAGGGTTCTCTTCTCACCATCTCGGACGCTCGCCGGCCCAATCTCAAGTAGGCTTTGCCGCAGATGGCAGTCCCCGGCGAGCGCAACGGCCTcatggacgacgacgacgacatcgCTGAGCACGCCGAAGCTTTCGGCGATCCATCCGACGACGAGGAGGTGCCTCCCCACCTCCGCagcctcgccggcgccgcccagTCTGGCGACGTCGCCGCCCTCCTTGCCGCCCTTGGTACTGGCTTGATCTGCCCATTCTCCCACGATCCTCGTTTCCTGGAACACTTCTAGGGTTATGTGAGATCACTTGATTAGATAAGAGTACGCATATTGCATAGATCGGCTTTTTCTTATGGTCGCATAGATTAGTTATTTTCTAATTGCTGAAGTGTGCTTCCAGGTTAGTAGTACTTCGGTGAAAATGTATTGGGCTTCACTAGCCAATTTGCTACTTTGCATGATATAGCTGCAAAATTGGTGTGATTTCAACAGCTAGCTTAGCGCTTATGAGCGTATGGCCTTGTAGATACGTGAATGAGGCTTGCGCGTGCTAATTTCTCCATGTGGTGATGTGGATCAGCTTGCGTGTTGCCTGAATTTGCCGGTGCAAGTCATGTATGCCATGGTCGTGAGGTATGGGTTTGAGTGGTATCTGCTTCAGGCAGTTGTGTTCCTATTCACTTGACtgtttttgattaattttcttttttggggTATCTGGGAGCAAAATGTTAGCGCTACTCCATAGCTTTTGAATGCAATTGTGCATGTAGAAGCATTAGATAGTTACATGCTTTTGCGATGCAGGAGAAGTTAAATTATGCATCTTCTTTTTTACCATACTAACATTCTATGTAGGGGGAAAACATTGCAGCTTATACTTAACACCACACTTAAGCACTTTGTGATATCAAAAATGCTTTATGTTTGAAGGATATAGCCCTTGAAGTTGGTTTAGTTTATTTGCCCAACCAATAAAAATAATGAAGGGATAGCTTGTTTATGGATGTGTTACCTTGTTGTTTGTTATGTACTTTAGGAcatgtttgtttgctgcttttgcttttagcttttctgaaaagctgtgcttttggtttttctgaaaagatacttttggattttagctgttagcttttacaataaatttttaacttctcagcacACAACTTCTTAaaaaagctactctcagctagcttctcagcttctagttcatttttcCCGAATTAGTCTTCTGGCTTCTTCAGAAGCCACTTTTTAGCAAccttgtttgtttgggcttctggcttctggcaccagagaagccagaagcagGAGCAACAAACAAACATGGCCTTAGTTAGCATGCTATGGGCATCTCCATGAACTTGTTTTCCTTTTGCCTTTGTTGGATACCTTTGCGCCTTCTTTGTTTGCTCAGTACTTTGAGGGTTTCTTCAACCTTCGTAAAGATGACTGAATCGACATTCTTGAGGAACTTCTATGAATGCATGATTTGTCCTGGTTTGGTCATTTAATATTTATCCTTCTAGCCCTCTCAACATAATGTTATGATGATTACATGATGTAATATTCCAATCTATACAGTTGCGTTCGCATATTATATATTAACCATCTTGGCGTGTCAGTACATGATAAGTTGTTAACTATTTTTGTTGAAAGTCTTGTTGCTAAACTATTTGTAGTCCTACACTAGACTTTTCTTCGTCAATATCATAGTTAGCTTCCCTTAAAATTTGTCTTCTAGTGTTTCATCTATTTACTTTCAAGTGCATACCTggcaacagaagaaaaaaacagcTGTGCATATTTGGTTACCTATGGAGCTGTCCACTTAGGCTCtactgtttatttatttattcagaTAATCATGGTGGCAGCATTGATGTTCCAGTTGAAGATGGTGATACTTTGCTTCACCTTGCATGCTTATATGGTCATCTCCCTTGTGTGCAGGTTGACATTGTTATCTCGTTATTTTCCCTTGATTATTGGTTTTATTTGTATTTAACTGTGGTCATATTGTCAGCTACTGTTGGAACGTGGAGCTAGCTTGGAATGCAAAGATGAAGAAGGAGCTATTCCTCTTCATGATGCTTGTGCTGGAGGTATGTGGACATGCACTGGGCTTTAGGCTTTTAGCcattcttttgttttgttttcataTGAGAACTTTTTTTTACAGGCTTCACTGAGATAGTGCAATATATTCTCAACTTTGCTGCTAACAAGGATGGCTGCACAGTGCGAATGCTCAACACCGTTGATTCTGAAGGCGACACAGTAAACTCGCGAACCTTTGTGTCATCTGCGAACTGATACTTTCAGCTGTACGCCATCTGTATGAAAATTAAAATTCTGCATCTACCTTATGCAGCCACTCCATCATGCTGCTAGAGGGGAACATTTGGATGTTGTCAAGCTTTTGCTCGAGGCTGGGGCATGTCCCAAGAAGAACTCTTATGGGCAGACACCTGCTGATATGGCTGACCAAGGCACCGAAGTCCAAACCCTGTTGACTGCCAAGCAAATTGAGGCAAGCACACACATGAGTGATGATTAAAAGACCAGTGGTGTCCTTACTTGAAACTGGTACTATGGACTAGTAGTCTCTTAATATAGTGCTGTCTACCATCCAAACTTCATCAAAACTGAAGTAATATTGTAGTCAGAATTTTGTAGCGTGGAAGGATTAGTTATGATCGATGCTCCTTCTCCATATTGTTGCAAAAGATAAAATTGAGCACCTATTTTATTCATGTCACGTCTTTGGTGTCTTCTAAGGTTTTCGAAGAAAAAACTATTTCTTACATGATGACCAAAGTTGAATTGTTTTGTGGTTTAGAGAAGTTGAATTGTTTTGTGGCTTACTGGAAGATCtgtc
The nucleotide sequence above comes from Phragmites australis chromosome 4, lpPhrAust1.1, whole genome shotgun sequence. Encoded proteins:
- the LOC133916920 gene encoding E3 ubiquitin-protein ligase RZFP34-like isoform X2, with amino-acid sequence MEADSGSEQHGCVHYRRKCKIRAPCCGEVFGCRHCHNEAKDSLEVNVRDRHEVPRHEIKLVICSLCNKEQDVQQNCSNCGVCLGKYFCAKCNFFDDDVSKNQFHCDGCGICRTGGAENFYHCETCGCCYSYLLKDSHRCVERAMHHNCPVCFEIVSCPNGNDVKPRHFVRFSCPICLRSGCDMSNAWKKLDQEVAASPMPAIYQKKMIWILCNDCGTTSNVQFHIVAHKCPGCNSYNTRQTRGAPPAACSRV
- the LOC133916920 gene encoding E3 ubiquitin-protein ligase RZFP34-like isoform X1 encodes the protein MEADSGSEQHGCVHYRRKCKIRAPCCGEVFGCRHCHNEAKDSLEVNVRDRHEVPRHEIKLVICSLCNKEQDVQQNCSNCGVCLGKYFCAKCNFFDDDVSKNQFHCDGCGICRTGGAENFYHCETCGCCYSYLLKDSHRCVERAMHHNCPVCFEYLFESTKAVSDLHCGHTIHLECLYEMRAHQQFSCPICLRSGCDMSNAWKKLDQEVAASPMPAIYQKKMIWILCNDCGTTSNVQFHIVAHKCPGCNSYNTRQTRGAPPAACSRV
- the LOC133916922 gene encoding uncharacterized protein LOC133916922, with the translated sequence MAVPGERNGLMDDDDDIAEHAEAFGDPSDDEEVPPHLRSLAGAAQSGDVAALLAALDNHGGSIDVPVEDGDTLLHLACLYGHLPCVQLLLERGASLECKDEEGAIPLHDACAGGFTEIVQYILNFAANKDGCTVRMLNTVDSEGDTPLHHAARGEHLDVVKLLLEAGACPKKNSYGQTPADMADQGTEVQTLLTAKQIEASTHMSDD